One genomic segment of Corynebacterium durum includes these proteins:
- a CDS encoding YhjD/YihY/BrkB family envelope integrity protein, translating to MATVTSNNENGTTPTTRPHPRDTDDFGIERVTQDEPGFVDRYRQKWPWFDHIMRMNERYSQMGGSQYSAGITYFSVLSMFPILMLAFAVIAFILAGRPDYVEQVQQHISRMVNGEMGESVNSIIEVAISQRGTIAGLGAFTAVWSGLGWMNNLRYGVSKMWKIDPTRGSAVMMKLKDLLGLVLLFFIFSLAAAIAVLGSSGVSHQVLSFLRIDQSLAFAPLLKVIAILLGVVANFVLCFWLIAYLPRTKVPRRSAFHAAMIAAVAFEVFKQVGSMFFSSALTNPAGATFGPVIGVMVLLYILWQILLYCSAWAATTEESLATAHIDAPEPAVIRIRQEVALVPEPATSAKMLGIGAALGLAVSAMWRGVTRTQRR from the coding sequence ATGGCCACCGTGACCTCGAACAACGAGAATGGTACGACCCCGACAACTCGCCCGCATCCCCGAGACACAGACGACTTTGGGATCGAGCGTGTCACTCAGGATGAGCCAGGATTTGTTGACCGCTACCGCCAAAAGTGGCCGTGGTTTGACCACATTATGCGGATGAATGAGCGTTACTCCCAGATGGGTGGCAGCCAGTATTCTGCAGGCATCACCTACTTCTCAGTGCTGTCTATGTTCCCCATTTTGATGCTGGCTTTCGCCGTGATTGCGTTCATCTTGGCGGGGCGTCCCGACTATGTTGAGCAAGTGCAACAGCATATCTCCCGCATGGTCAATGGTGAGATGGGGGAGTCGGTGAACAGTATCATCGAGGTCGCTATTTCACAGCGCGGCACCATTGCGGGTTTGGGTGCCTTTACTGCGGTGTGGTCGGGGCTTGGATGGATGAATAACCTGCGGTACGGGGTGTCCAAGATGTGGAAGATTGACCCCACTCGGGGAAGCGCCGTCATGATGAAGCTCAAGGATCTGCTCGGTTTAGTGCTGCTATTCTTTATTTTTTCCTTGGCTGCGGCAATAGCTGTTCTTGGATCATCGGGAGTGAGCCACCAGGTTCTCTCATTCCTGCGTATTGACCAAAGCCTAGCGTTTGCGCCGCTGTTAAAGGTCATTGCGATCCTGCTGGGCGTCGTAGCTAACTTTGTGCTCTGTTTCTGGTTGATCGCGTATCTTCCACGAACCAAGGTACCCCGACGTTCCGCATTCCATGCGGCGATGATCGCGGCGGTTGCGTTTGAGGTGTTTAAACAGGTTGGGTCGATGTTTTTTAGTAGCGCGCTCACCAACCCCGCCGGAGCCACATTTGGGCCGGTTATTGGCGTTATGGTGCTGCTCTACATTCTGTGGCAAATCCTGCTGTACTGCTCGGCGTGGGCCGCGACCACAGAGGAATCACTCGCGACTGCTCACATCGATGCTCCCGAACCTGCGGTCATTCGAATCCGACAAGAAGTGGCTTTGGTTCCTGAACCAGCAACCTCTGCGAAAATGCTTGGTATCGGTGCGGCGCTAGGTCTCGCCGTGAGCGCGATGTGGCGGGGCGTGACACGAACACAACGGCGCTAA
- a CDS encoding D-alanyl-D-alanine carboxypeptidase family protein encodes MANLLSVSSSRTSYLLRMPAFRLLAITATTAAACSLAAPLGVAHAQTTSTTTREAPPNTDNCPQAYQPPQVDSSSESPKPGVPALAPLPTAETKAGGNRMSECGIIAASDFTLPTEVRASAWLVYDLDTGEVLTAKDPHGRYRPASIIKVLLAIVSIKELDLHKEVTISHESTEVEGSAAGIGDGGHYTVEQLLYGLLLSSGNDTAHALAQELGGDEATLDKINKLALSLGAQDTRPASYSGLDAPGMSTSAFDLGLIYRHAWSIPEFAKIVSTPQYDFPGWGDNPGFQMWNDNQMLHEDPTSIGGKTGFTDAANHTYVSAVNRNGHRTAVILLDATTDAAPTWRQGQLLIDAALASHPSNLGVVQALPGAASASRSSDSHADSTETVTPPPVNSASESGGQDSDRVATWKILTPLIIVAGLLTAVLVWAMVQLRLHRRDD; translated from the coding sequence ATGGCAAACCTCTTGTCGGTGTCTTCCTCGCGCACTTCATATCTACTTCGCATGCCTGCCTTTCGTCTGCTTGCCATCACTGCAACTACAGCTGCCGCTTGTTCCTTAGCTGCACCACTGGGGGTGGCGCACGCGCAAACCACATCTACAACCACGCGGGAAGCACCACCCAACACCGATAACTGCCCTCAGGCTTACCAGCCACCGCAGGTAGACTCCAGCTCTGAGTCTCCCAAACCTGGCGTGCCAGCACTGGCACCACTACCCACCGCAGAAACCAAAGCCGGTGGCAACCGCATGTCAGAGTGCGGAATCATCGCAGCTTCGGACTTCACACTTCCCACCGAGGTCAGAGCATCCGCCTGGCTTGTCTACGACCTTGACACCGGCGAAGTTCTCACCGCTAAGGATCCCCACGGGCGTTATCGGCCAGCCAGCATTATCAAGGTCTTGCTCGCAATCGTATCGATCAAAGAGCTTGACCTTCATAAAGAGGTCACCATTTCTCATGAAAGCACTGAGGTCGAAGGATCTGCCGCAGGAATTGGAGATGGAGGCCATTACACTGTGGAACAGCTTCTCTACGGCCTGCTACTGTCCAGCGGAAATGACACCGCCCATGCGCTTGCCCAAGAACTCGGTGGCGATGAAGCAACACTGGACAAGATCAATAAGCTTGCGTTGTCTCTAGGCGCCCAAGACACACGGCCAGCCAGCTACTCGGGATTGGATGCCCCAGGCATGTCCACATCGGCATTCGATCTTGGCCTCATTTACCGGCACGCCTGGAGCATTCCGGAATTTGCGAAAATTGTGTCCACACCGCAGTACGATTTCCCCGGCTGGGGCGATAACCCCGGGTTTCAGATGTGGAACGATAACCAGATGCTGCATGAGGACCCGACCAGTATCGGTGGCAAAACCGGCTTCACTGACGCGGCAAACCACACATATGTGAGCGCCGTCAACCGAAATGGGCACAGGACGGCGGTCATACTCCTTGACGCCACCACCGATGCCGCACCAACCTGGCGGCAAGGCCAGTTGCTTATCGACGCCGCTCTTGCCTCACACCCCAGTAACCTGGGGGTTGTACAGGCACTACCTGGCGCGGCATCTGCTTCCCGTTCATCAGACTCTCATGCGGATTCGACGGAAACCGTCACACCACCTCCAGTAAATTCGGCATCCGAGTCAGGTGGCCAGGACTCAGACCGTGTTGCCACCTGGAAGATCCTCACACCTCTTATTATTGTTGCCGGTCTACTCACCGCAGTGTTGGTGTGGGCAATGGTGCAGCTTCGTCTTCACCGTCGGGACGACTAA
- a CDS encoding adenosine deaminase: protein MQSHSHDLPEINPEYKSLSREVVHQLPKVVLHDHLDGGLRPATIVELAATSGYSGLPTTDPEELGQWFFDAANSGSLPQYLETFAHTCAVMQTEDAIERVAREAVEDLAADGVVYAELRFAPEQHQEQGLTLQQVVDAAVRGCKAGEQSAQEQGHVIIARLILCGMRHAARTQEIAELTVQNCGLDSPDSYVVAFDIAGAEDGFSPDQHAEAFTLLRDNFVPFTVHAGEAAGEESIAAAMRQGACRLGHGARVYEDFGVDAENVGIQPGRMSSFIRDRGTVLELCPTSNVQTGVVDDIADHPLPLLHQLGFACTVNTDNRLVSGTTMTDEMMVLVDVFGYDLEGLFELTTTAIDAAFLPVLRRREIYDTLIAPGYAKFAAEQDHQAGHTVNHDHERINAADLHLDEETLAMIDPQMLEELGIDPKDLGH from the coding sequence ATGCAGAGTCATTCTCATGATCTCCCCGAGATAAACCCAGAGTACAAGTCACTATCCCGCGAGGTTGTGCACCAATTGCCAAAAGTTGTGTTGCATGACCACCTTGATGGGGGGTTGCGTCCAGCCACCATCGTGGAGCTGGCTGCAACATCAGGGTACAGCGGACTCCCTACCACTGATCCGGAAGAACTGGGTCAATGGTTTTTTGATGCTGCGAATTCAGGCTCGCTGCCACAGTATTTAGAGACATTCGCCCACACCTGCGCGGTCATGCAAACAGAAGACGCTATTGAACGCGTAGCGCGGGAGGCCGTAGAAGATCTTGCCGCAGACGGTGTGGTGTACGCGGAGTTGCGTTTCGCCCCCGAGCAGCACCAGGAGCAAGGTTTGACACTGCAACAGGTTGTAGATGCTGCCGTTCGTGGATGTAAGGCAGGTGAACAATCCGCACAAGAACAGGGGCATGTGATTATCGCTCGCCTCATACTGTGCGGTATGCGGCACGCAGCGCGTACTCAAGAAATTGCAGAGTTGACCGTCCAGAACTGTGGCCTGGATTCTCCCGATTCGTATGTGGTTGCTTTTGATATCGCTGGCGCTGAAGACGGTTTTTCCCCTGACCAGCATGCTGAAGCATTTACGCTGCTACGTGATAATTTCGTGCCCTTCACCGTTCACGCAGGTGAAGCTGCAGGTGAGGAGTCCATTGCTGCGGCTATGCGCCAGGGGGCATGCCGCCTTGGGCACGGCGCTCGGGTATACGAGGACTTCGGCGTTGATGCAGAGAACGTGGGGATTCAGCCAGGCCGCATGTCCAGTTTCATCCGTGATCGCGGGACTGTGCTGGAACTATGTCCCACCTCAAATGTACAGACCGGGGTAGTTGATGATATTGCGGACCACCCACTTCCACTTCTGCATCAGCTTGGTTTTGCCTGCACGGTGAACACCGACAATCGCCTCGTCTCTGGCACCACCATGACCGACGAGATGATGGTGCTGGTCGACGTGTTCGGTTACGATCTTGAAGGGTTGTTTGAACTCACCACCACGGCTATTGACGCCGCGTTCCTCCCTGTTCTGCGGCGCCGTGAGATTTACGACACCCTTATTGCTCCCGGCTACGCCAAGTTTGCAGCTGAACAGGACCATCAGGCTGGGCACACTGTTAACCACGATCATGAGCGAATCAACGCGGCGGATCTTCACCTAGATGAGGAAACCCTCGCCATGATTGATCCCCAGATGCTGGAAGAACTGGGGATTGATCCTAAAGACTTGGGTCACTGA
- a CDS encoding C40 family peptidase — protein sequence MTMLQTLAVLRDNTPMPLPQVDLGKVPDASAAGPLANYFGVSTPTIMAVATALDGDMQRTAKIVADALAPISKAQADMVTMGVNYLREAGKLASQYLTFVPVTMAATTAQIENLSQQTQKAAVSRSNQLIRELEPLTKQLNDLAAVKPQPSNVTQFKEPKTADGAPRGDKGDPQPPQAHMEKAGNKNAPSDAGQKAVNAALSQLGTPYVWGGTTPGAGFDCSGLTQWAWRQAGVELPRLAQEQNIGRPVSAEELIPGDLLVWDGHVAMYKGDGQIIEAGDPVQTGPLRTTNSGMAFKGYFRPTG from the coding sequence ATGACCATGTTGCAGACCCTCGCTGTACTACGCGACAACACCCCCATGCCCCTCCCACAGGTCGATCTGGGGAAAGTGCCAGATGCCAGCGCCGCCGGACCGCTCGCCAACTACTTTGGTGTGTCCACTCCAACCATCATGGCCGTCGCTACAGCCTTAGACGGCGATATGCAGCGCACAGCAAAAATCGTGGCCGATGCCCTCGCCCCCATCTCAAAAGCCCAGGCAGACATGGTCACGATGGGGGTCAACTACCTTCGTGAAGCGGGCAAGCTTGCCTCGCAGTACCTTACATTCGTTCCCGTAACCATGGCGGCAACCACTGCACAGATAGAAAACCTTTCCCAACAAACCCAGAAAGCAGCGGTGTCCCGCAGCAACCAACTCATACGCGAGCTGGAGCCACTGACCAAACAACTCAACGACCTCGCGGCTGTGAAACCACAACCCAGCAACGTCACCCAGTTTAAAGAACCAAAAACTGCAGACGGTGCGCCACGAGGCGACAAGGGCGACCCGCAACCGCCACAAGCACACATGGAAAAGGCAGGTAACAAAAACGCGCCCAGTGATGCCGGACAAAAAGCAGTCAACGCTGCACTCAGCCAATTAGGAACCCCCTATGTGTGGGGAGGAACCACCCCTGGAGCAGGATTTGACTGCTCAGGGCTCACGCAGTGGGCATGGAGACAAGCCGGGGTAGAGTTGCCAAGGCTCGCCCAAGAACAAAACATTGGTCGCCCTGTCAGCGCTGAGGAACTCATCCCTGGTGATCTTCTTGTCTGGGACGGCCACGTGGCCATGTACAAAGGCGACGGTCAAATCATCGAGGCAGGTGATCCAGTGCAAACCGGCCCATTGCGGACCACCAACTCTGGAATGGCTTTCAAGGGTTACTTCCGACCAACGGGCTAA
- the upp gene encoding uracil phosphoribosyltransferase, which produces MHITVVDHPLAASRLTLMRDERSDNATFRAALADLGTMLIYEASRHLDVEHFDTKTPVGIAQGTRLKNPPIIVPVIRAGLGMVDPALSMIPDAQVGFIGLARNEQTHEPVPYLEALPETLAGQTVFVVDPMLATGGSLLHAIQLLAERGATDITAICMVSAQPGVDALAASGLPVRLVTATIDPQLNDDAYIVPGLGDAGDRLYGPRNIDL; this is translated from the coding sequence ATGCACATCACTGTTGTTGATCATCCGCTTGCTGCATCACGGTTAACTCTTATGCGCGATGAGCGCAGCGATAATGCTACTTTCCGGGCCGCCTTGGCTGACCTTGGCACCATGCTGATTTACGAGGCATCACGACACCTGGATGTTGAGCATTTCGATACGAAAACCCCGGTAGGAATAGCTCAGGGCACACGGCTGAAGAATCCGCCGATCATTGTTCCAGTGATCCGGGCTGGTTTGGGTATGGTGGATCCGGCATTGTCTATGATTCCTGATGCTCAGGTTGGTTTTATTGGGTTGGCGCGTAATGAACAGACCCACGAACCCGTGCCTTATCTTGAGGCGCTCCCTGAGACACTTGCGGGGCAGACGGTGTTCGTGGTGGATCCGATGCTTGCGACAGGTGGATCATTGCTGCACGCCATTCAGCTGCTTGCGGAACGAGGTGCCACCGACATCACCGCCATTTGTATGGTGAGTGCTCAGCCGGGTGTCGACGCCCTGGCAGCATCCGGTTTGCCGGTGCGCCTGGTTACTGCCACCATTGACCCGCAGCTTAATGATGATGCCTACATTGTTCCTGGACTCGGTGATGCGGGGGACCGACTCTATGGCCCACGCAATATTGACCTTTAG
- a CDS encoding phospho-sugar mutase has product MRAPVGPAEGHMNVLQVTRISAGLASWLAAHTSQELSQERQDDQSHPLPDSVFSSDVTPSVVIGYDARYGSHIFATTTAEVCAGAGFEVTLLPVPSPTPLVPWMVRNRGFDAGIQITASHNPAPDNGYKIYAGDGAQISRVHEPSIEAAIAAVGDPLNVPRVTVRPTTDQVRRYIDAVVKLVEPRQGDLLRVNNERAALRVAYTALHGVGGRTMNQALQAAGFALTWPVLAQHYPDPTFPTVSFPNPEEAHATKLVLELASEQDADIIIALDPDADRCAIGYRTSDGSHRMLSGDELGALLAVRLVPAGGPTGDADPRPIVATSAVSSQLLRAIAADHNWDYRETPTGFKNLSRAAGPDEKLAFAYEEANGTCPAPDLVQDKDGIATALITCAWAAELKARGMTLADELDRLYKRYGYFVGTQIAVRTTDPNALIDALSDTPAPATLAGCTVTPSTVVDGQGLRLTGYDATTGVTLRVSIRASGTENKVKIYSEAMHPTDRDKAQSVLDAATSDIRRFVDRV; this is encoded by the coding sequence ATGCGCGCTCCCGTCGGCCCCGCCGAAGGCCACATGAACGTGTTGCAGGTGACTCGCATCAGCGCCGGCCTGGCCAGCTGGCTGGCCGCTCACACATCGCAGGAACTGTCACAGGAACGGCAAGACGACCAGTCGCATCCATTGCCCGACAGCGTGTTCAGCAGCGATGTCACGCCATCAGTAGTGATCGGTTACGACGCCCGCTACGGCTCACATATCTTTGCCACCACAACGGCCGAGGTATGTGCGGGTGCCGGTTTTGAAGTCACGCTCCTTCCCGTCCCCTCACCCACGCCACTCGTGCCATGGATGGTGCGCAACAGGGGATTCGATGCCGGCATACAAATCACTGCCTCGCATAACCCGGCACCTGACAACGGGTACAAGATCTACGCTGGCGACGGCGCGCAGATCTCCCGCGTCCACGAACCCAGTATCGAAGCCGCCATAGCAGCCGTGGGCGACCCACTCAACGTCCCACGCGTCACGGTGCGCCCCACCACTGACCAAGTGAGACGCTACATCGACGCTGTGGTCAAACTCGTCGAGCCCAGGCAGGGAGACCTCCTGCGGGTTAACAACGAGCGGGCCGCATTGAGAGTGGCTTACACCGCGCTGCACGGCGTCGGTGGGCGCACTATGAACCAGGCATTACAGGCAGCGGGATTTGCCTTGACCTGGCCGGTGCTGGCGCAGCACTATCCCGACCCCACCTTTCCTACTGTCAGTTTCCCCAACCCAGAGGAAGCACATGCCACCAAGCTGGTCCTAGAGCTTGCCTCCGAACAGGATGCCGATATCATCATCGCGCTCGACCCCGACGCTGATCGATGCGCGATTGGCTACAGAACATCCGATGGTTCGCACCGCATGCTCAGCGGCGACGAACTAGGCGCTTTACTTGCAGTTCGACTCGTGCCCGCAGGTGGACCGACAGGCGATGCTGATCCCCGCCCCATCGTTGCTACCTCTGCCGTATCATCCCAATTGCTTCGCGCGATCGCGGCGGATCACAACTGGGACTATCGTGAAACCCCCACCGGCTTTAAAAACCTCTCACGGGCTGCAGGGCCTGATGAAAAGCTCGCATTCGCCTACGAAGAAGCGAATGGCACATGCCCCGCCCCTGACCTGGTTCAGGATAAAGATGGCATCGCCACAGCACTCATCACGTGTGCATGGGCCGCCGAACTTAAAGCACGCGGCATGACCCTCGCCGACGAGCTTGATCGGTTGTACAAAAGATATGGGTATTTTGTTGGCACCCAGATAGCGGTTCGCACCACCGACCCGAACGCTCTCATCGACGCCCTCTCGGACACTCCTGCCCCCGCAACCCTTGCGGGATGCACGGTCACGCCGTCCACGGTGGTCGACGGTCAGGGGCTTCGTCTCACCGGCTATGATGCCACCACTGGTGTGACTCTCCGTGTGTCCATTCGCGCATCTGGGACCGAAAACAAAGTCAAAATCTATAGTGAGGCGATGCACCCGACCGACCGTGATAAAGCACAATCGGTCTTGGACGCAGCTACGTCAGACATACGACGCTTTGTCGACCGGGTCTGA
- a CDS encoding amidohydrolase — protein MGIRQHVDEWLAAHGETVIGWRRHFHTHPELSHQERHTTEFITTVLREHGMTPTLFPTTGLMVDIGPGVGPRIAFRADLDALPIEETAPVAFRSASPGVMHACGHDVHTAIVLALACALNTYPLTVGLRFIFQPAEEVMEGGAPDVITWGGLNNVSSIFALHTEPKLRVGKVGLRTGAITSAADIIHVHVHGPGGHTSRPQVTTDVVYALSSVVTQLPALLSRRLDPRTGTVLVFGAINAGHAPNAIPETGSVSGTIRTADIGVWRTVQPLLEELIAQIIAPTGCGFSIDYIKGVPPVVNDDVATALLADAARAIDPHALVHSPQSSGGEDFSWYLEHIAGSMARLGCWSGEGEPKDLHQADLYIDERCINVGIRLFASVVEEYSRAE, from the coding sequence ATGGGTATCCGCCAGCACGTTGATGAATGGCTTGCCGCGCATGGCGAGACAGTGATTGGTTGGCGGAGGCATTTTCATACTCACCCTGAGCTTTCGCACCAGGAGCGCCACACCACCGAGTTCATTACGACTGTGCTCCGCGAGCACGGGATGACTCCAACCTTGTTTCCCACCACAGGGCTGATGGTGGATATTGGCCCTGGTGTCGGTCCGCGTATTGCTTTTCGTGCTGACTTGGATGCGTTGCCCATCGAAGAAACCGCACCCGTGGCTTTTCGCTCCGCCTCCCCTGGGGTGATGCACGCCTGTGGGCACGATGTACATACCGCGATTGTGTTGGCGCTGGCGTGTGCGTTGAATACGTATCCGCTCACCGTTGGGCTTCGTTTTATTTTCCAACCGGCGGAGGAAGTCATGGAGGGTGGCGCGCCAGATGTGATCACCTGGGGCGGGTTGAATAATGTGAGCAGCATTTTTGCCCTGCACACGGAGCCGAAGCTTCGGGTTGGCAAGGTTGGGCTGCGCACTGGAGCGATCACGTCGGCTGCGGACATTATTCATGTGCATGTGCATGGCCCTGGTGGGCATACCTCCAGGCCACAAGTCACCACCGATGTTGTGTACGCTCTGTCCAGCGTGGTCACGCAACTTCCCGCGTTGCTCAGCCGCAGGCTGGATCCGCGTACTGGCACCGTGCTGGTGTTCGGGGCTATCAACGCAGGCCATGCGCCGAATGCCATTCCAGAAACTGGCAGTGTGTCCGGAACCATTCGCACCGCCGACATTGGGGTATGGCGGACCGTGCAGCCGCTGTTGGAAGAACTCATCGCACAGATCATCGCCCCCACCGGCTGCGGCTTCTCCATCGACTACATCAAGGGGGTACCCCCTGTAGTCAATGATGACGTTGCCACTGCTTTGCTTGCCGACGCCGCCCGAGCCATTGACCCGCATGCGCTTGTCCACTCGCCCCAGTCATCCGGGGGTGAGGATTTCTCCTGGTATCTCGAACATATCGCGGGTTCGATGGCCCGATTGGGGTGCTGGTCGGGGGAGGGCGAGCCGAAAGACCTTCACCAGGCTGACCTGTACATAGACGAACGATGCATCAACGTGGGCATTCGGCTTTTTGCATCCGTTGTGGAGGAGTATTCCCGCGCTGAGTGA